The following coding sequences lie in one Pseudomonas monsensis genomic window:
- the mrdA gene encoding penicillin-binding protein 2, translating into MPEAIPIKDHEKETRLVNKRLIACALFVFAISCALVVRLYILQVVEFDYHSTISENNRVHVLPIPPTRGLIYDRNGVLLADNRPSYNLTITRERATDVNRELDEVINLLHLPAEDRTVFDKAMKQSRHPFTPVTLFYELTEEQIAVLAVNEFRLPGLDVEPQFVRHYPLGAHFAHSIGYVGRINEKESKALDSVEYRGTQSIGKTGIERFYEAQLHGHVGYEEVETNAQGRVLRVLKHTDPVPGKNIVLSLDVKLQEAAEAALGDRRGSVVALDPSTGEVLAMVSNPSFDPNLFVTGISSKEYSALRDSIDRPLFNRVLRGLYAPGSTIKPEVAIAGLDAGVVTPQTRVFDPGYYQLPDFDHKYRNWNHSGDGWVDMDAAIMRSNDTYFYDLAHKLGIDRLHDYMAMFGLGEKVSLDMFEESPGLMPSQAWKRATRRQAWFPGETVILGIGQGYMQVTPLQLAQATALIANKGVWNRPHLAKTVDGVAPVDEHPMPNILLKDPRDWEQVNHGMQMVMHDARGIARAAAAGAQYRIAGKSGTAQVVAIKQGERYNREKTLERHRDNALFVGFAPAEHPKIAISVMIENGEAGGRVAGPVVRQIMDAWLLDQDGHLKPQYAAPTKAPGDPHV; encoded by the coding sequence ATGCCTGAAGCCATCCCGATCAAGGACCACGAAAAAGAGACGCGTCTGGTCAACAAGCGGTTGATCGCCTGCGCCTTGTTCGTCTTCGCCATTAGCTGCGCCCTGGTGGTACGCCTTTACATCCTGCAAGTGGTGGAGTTCGACTACCACTCCACCATCTCAGAAAACAATCGTGTCCACGTCTTGCCCATCCCGCCGACACGCGGCCTGATCTACGACCGCAATGGTGTGCTGCTGGCCGACAACCGCCCCAGCTACAACCTGACGATCACCCGTGAACGCGCCACTGACGTCAATCGGGAGCTGGACGAGGTCATCAATCTGCTGCACCTGCCTGCCGAAGATCGCACGGTGTTCGACAAGGCCATGAAGCAGTCCCGCCATCCCTTCACGCCAGTAACACTGTTCTATGAGCTGACGGAAGAGCAGATCGCTGTGCTGGCGGTCAACGAATTCCGCCTGCCAGGACTCGACGTTGAACCGCAGTTCGTCCGCCATTATCCGCTCGGCGCCCATTTCGCCCATTCGATCGGTTACGTCGGCCGGATCAACGAAAAAGAATCCAAGGCCCTCGATTCGGTTGAATACCGCGGCACCCAGTCCATCGGTAAAACCGGTATTGAACGCTTCTATGAAGCTCAGCTGCACGGTCACGTTGGCTACGAAGAAGTGGAAACCAACGCCCAGGGGCGTGTGCTGCGGGTGCTCAAACACACTGATCCTGTGCCCGGCAAAAACATCGTTCTGAGCCTCGACGTCAAACTGCAGGAAGCCGCCGAAGCTGCTCTGGGCGATCGTCGTGGCTCCGTCGTCGCGCTCGACCCGTCCACGGGCGAAGTGCTCGCGATGGTCAGCAACCCGAGTTTCGACCCTAATCTGTTTGTCACGGGCATCAGTTCCAAGGAGTACTCGGCGCTGCGTGATTCCATCGACCGGCCGCTGTTCAACCGCGTATTGCGCGGCTTGTACGCGCCGGGCTCAACAATCAAGCCAGAGGTGGCAATCGCCGGTCTCGATGCGGGTGTGGTGACCCCACAGACCCGCGTCTTCGACCCGGGTTACTATCAGCTCCCGGATTTCGATCACAAGTACCGTAACTGGAACCACAGCGGCGATGGCTGGGTAGACATGGACGCCGCGATCATGCGCTCCAACGACACCTACTTCTACGATCTGGCGCACAAGCTCGGCATTGATCGCCTGCACGATTACATGGCCATGTTCGGCCTCGGTGAGAAAGTCTCGCTGGACATGTTCGAAGAGTCGCCAGGCCTGATGCCATCCCAAGCCTGGAAGCGCGCCACTCGACGCCAGGCCTGGTTCCCGGGTGAAACCGTGATCCTTGGCATCGGCCAGGGCTATATGCAGGTCACGCCGCTGCAACTGGCCCAGGCCACTGCGCTGATCGCCAACAAGGGCGTATGGAACCGGCCGCACCTGGCCAAGACCGTCGATGGTGTCGCACCGGTCGACGAGCATCCCATGCCGAACATCCTGCTCAAGGATCCGCGCGACTGGGAACAGGTCAACCACGGTATGCAAATGGTGATGCACGACGCCCGCGGCATCGCCCGTGCGGCCGCTGCAGGGGCGCAATACCGCATTGCCGGCAAGAGTGGTACTGCGCAGGTGGTGGCGATCAAACAGGGCGAGCGCTACAACCGCGAGAAGACCCTCGAACGCCATCGCGACAACGCCTTGTTCGTCGGCTTCGCCCCGGCCGAGCATCCGAAGATCGCGATCTCGGTCATGATC
- the rhtA gene encoding threonine/homoserine exporter RhtA, whose translation MNDQPRSLASMLFPVGLLLIAMGSIQSGASLAKSMFPVVGAQGTTTLRLVFASVIMLLLLRPWRARLTSRSLRTVIVYGMALGGMNFLFYMSLRTVPLGIAVALEFTGPLAVAIYASRRAIDFLWIGLAAIGLLLLIPTGATSSGIDLLGAGYALGAGVCWALYILFGQKAGADNGVTTAALGVMIAALFVAPIGIVHAGTALLTPSLIPVAIGVAILSTALPYTLEMVALTRMPARTFGTLMSIEPAFGALSGLLFLQEYLSLSQWMAILCIILASVGATLTMGSAAKPAIAAD comes from the coding sequence ATGAATGACCAACCTCGCTCTCTTGCCTCAATGCTGTTCCCGGTTGGCCTGCTGTTAATAGCCATGGGGTCAATCCAGTCCGGCGCGTCTTTGGCCAAGAGCATGTTCCCGGTGGTAGGCGCCCAAGGCACCACCACGCTGCGATTAGTCTTCGCCAGTGTAATCATGTTGCTACTGCTGCGCCCATGGCGTGCCAGGCTGACCTCCAGATCATTGCGCACCGTGATCGTCTACGGCATGGCATTGGGTGGCATGAACTTCCTCTTCTATATGTCCCTGCGCACCGTGCCGCTGGGAATCGCGGTTGCGCTTGAATTCACCGGTCCATTGGCGGTTGCCATCTATGCATCGCGTCGAGCCATCGACTTTCTATGGATCGGCCTCGCCGCCATCGGATTGCTGCTCTTGATTCCGACGGGCGCAACCTCCAGCGGGATTGATCTGCTGGGTGCCGGTTATGCGTTAGGGGCCGGCGTCTGCTGGGCGCTCTATATTCTGTTCGGTCAAAAGGCTGGGGCTGACAACGGCGTCACCACCGCGGCTCTAGGTGTAATGATCGCTGCACTGTTTGTTGCGCCGATCGGTATCGTGCATGCCGGCACTGCGCTGCTGACACCGTCACTGATACCTGTCGCCATTGGCGTCGCCATCTTGTCCACCGCCCTGCCCTACACCCTGGAAATGGTTGCACTCACGCGCATGCCCGCCCGTACTTTCGGTACGTTGATGAGCATCGAGCCTGCATTCGGCGCCTTGTCTGGCCTGTTATTCCTGCAGGAATACCTCTCACTGTCACAATGGATGGCCATCCTCTGCATTATTCTGGCTTCCGTCGGCGCCACCCTGACCATGGGCAGCGCCGCCAAACCTGCCATTGCGGCAGATTGA
- a CDS encoding TetR/AcrR family transcriptional regulator has product MRYSASHKQETRDKLLHSSALSAKRSGFSTVGVDGLMKAIGLSGAAFYSHFSSKDALFTAIVERELGQSLERLGGQGTQDRTRLERCLKHYLSMSHVEQPEAGCALPALGAEIARSELQVREQAELWICRLQKSWAQILESDSLAWSILSQCVGALVVARMLATPDIQREVLKSSHEEIGRQLAGEG; this is encoded by the coding sequence ATGCGTTACTCTGCCAGTCACAAACAGGAAACCCGGGACAAGCTATTGCACAGCAGTGCGCTCTCGGCGAAGCGTTCCGGGTTTTCCACGGTAGGCGTCGATGGCTTGATGAAGGCGATTGGACTGAGTGGCGCGGCGTTCTACAGTCATTTCTCTTCGAAGGATGCGTTGTTTACGGCCATCGTTGAGCGCGAACTGGGTCAAAGCCTGGAGCGCCTGGGCGGGCAGGGCACGCAGGACCGGACGCGACTGGAGCGCTGTCTCAAACACTATTTGAGCATGTCTCATGTTGAGCAGCCCGAGGCCGGCTGCGCGTTGCCGGCGCTGGGCGCGGAAATCGCCCGTTCCGAATTGCAGGTGCGCGAGCAGGCCGAGTTGTGGATCTGTCGGCTGCAGAAAAGCTGGGCGCAAATACTGGAAAGCGACAGCCTCGCGTGGTCGATTCTGTCGCAGTGTGTCGGGGCATTGGTGGTGGCGCGGATGCTGGCCACGCCGGACATTCAGCGCGAAGTGCTGAAGTCCAGCCATGAAGAAATCGGTCGCCAGCTCGCCGGGGAGGGCTGA
- a CDS encoding SDR family oxidoreductase produces the protein MNNNKVVLVVGAGDATGGAIARRFAREGYVACLTRRSADKLQPLVEAINAEGGEAHGFACDARKEEDVIALIEDIETRLGPIEAFVFNIGANVPCSILEETARKYFKIWEMACFSGFLNAREVAKRMVTRQRGTILFTGATAGLRGASGFAAFAGAKHGIRALAQSMARELGPMNIHVAHVVVDGAIDTDFIRNSFPEKYATKDQDGILNPEHIAENYWYLHNQPRDAWTFELDLRPWNERW, from the coding sequence ATGAATAACAACAAGGTCGTATTGGTGGTCGGTGCAGGCGATGCGACGGGCGGCGCCATTGCCAGGCGTTTCGCCAGGGAAGGTTACGTCGCCTGTCTGACCCGACGCAGCGCCGACAAATTGCAGCCACTGGTAGAGGCGATTAATGCCGAAGGTGGCGAAGCCCACGGATTTGCCTGCGATGCGCGCAAGGAAGAAGACGTCATCGCACTGATTGAAGACATCGAAACCCGCTTGGGCCCAATCGAAGCGTTCGTCTTCAACATCGGCGCCAATGTGCCTTGCAGCATTCTCGAAGAAACCGCACGCAAGTATTTCAAGATCTGGGAAATGGCCTGTTTCTCAGGTTTCCTCAATGCCCGTGAAGTGGCCAAACGCATGGTCACCCGCCAACGCGGCACGATTCTGTTCACCGGTGCGACCGCCGGGCTGCGCGGCGCTTCCGGGTTTGCCGCCTTCGCCGGTGCCAAGCATGGCATTCGCGCTCTGGCGCAAAGCATGGCGCGGGAGTTGGGGCCGATGAACATCCACGTTGCTCACGTGGTGGTGGACGGCGCCATCGACACCGACTTCATCCGCAACAGCTTCCCCGAAAAATACGCCACCAAGGATCAGGACGGCATACTCAATCCCGAACACATTGCCGAGAATTACTGGTATCTGCACAACCAGCCACGGGACGCGTGGACATTCGAGCTGGATCTGCGCCCATGGAACGAGCGCTGGTAA
- a CDS encoding 2-hydroxychromene-2-carboxylate isomerase yields the protein MRKTVEFYFDLGSPATYLAYTQLPKLCAETDSKLIYIPMLLGGVFKATGNASPAMIPAKGRYMFQDLDRYAKRYGVPLTFNPHFPINTLMLMRAVTGIQLRQPERFHAFIDCLFNALWVEGRPLDEPATVAALLSEHGFDPAEVLALTNDETVKAALKENTETAVKRGVFGAPTMFIGNQMFFGQDRLDFVEQALRQL from the coding sequence ATGCGTAAAACCGTTGAGTTCTATTTCGACCTAGGGAGCCCGGCCACTTATCTGGCTTATACCCAGTTACCGAAACTGTGTGCCGAAACCGACAGCAAGTTGATTTACATCCCGATGTTGCTGGGAGGTGTGTTCAAAGCGACCGGCAACGCCTCTCCGGCGATGATTCCGGCCAAAGGCCGTTACATGTTTCAGGATCTGGATCGCTACGCCAAACGCTACGGCGTGCCGTTGACATTCAATCCGCACTTTCCGATCAACACGCTTATGTTGATGCGCGCCGTCACCGGCATCCAGTTGCGCCAGCCTGAACGCTTTCACGCGTTTATCGATTGCCTGTTCAACGCGTTGTGGGTCGAGGGCCGTCCTCTCGATGAGCCGGCGACCGTCGCGGCGCTGTTGAGCGAGCACGGCTTCGATCCCGCCGAAGTCCTGGCGTTGACCAATGACGAAACGGTAAAGGCTGCGCTCAAGGAAAATACCGAAACCGCCGTTAAACGCGGGGTTTTCGGAGCGCCGACCATGTTTATCGGCAACCAGATGTTTTTTGGCCAGGATCGTCTGGACTTTGTCGAGCAGGCATTGCGCCAGCTTTAG
- a CDS encoding aminopeptidase P family protein: MSTQTSTEGSVPQRLAHTRELMRREGIHALLVPSADPHLSEYLPGYWQGRQWLSGFHGSVGTLIVTPDFAGIWADSRYWEQATKELTGSGIELVKLQPGQPSPLDWLAEQTPEGGVVAVDGAVMAVASARTLSSKLEARGARLRTDIDLLNDVWSDRPSLPNAPIYQHLPPQATVSRGEKLARLRETLEERGADWHFIATLDDIAWLFNLRGGDVSFNPVFVSFALINQQHATLFVALSKVDADLRSVLEKDGVTLRDYSEVADAMRAVPSGASLLVDPARVTCGLLDNLDSGVKLVEGLNPTTLAKSQKNEADAQHIRKAMEQDGAALCEFFAWLESAWGRERITELTIDEKLTAARERRPDYVSLSFNTIAAFNANGAMPHYHATAEEHAVIEGDGLLLIDSGGQYLGGTTDITRMVPVGTPTEEQKRDCTRVLKGVIALSRAHFPKGILSPLLDAIARAPIWAESVDYGHGTGHGVGYFLNVHEGPQVIAYQAAPAPQTAMQPGMITSIEPGTYRPGRWGVRIENLAMNREAGSSEFGEFLKFETLTLCPIDTRCLLPSLLTQEEKQWFNAYHAEVRERLSPLLEGPALEWLNTRTAAI; the protein is encoded by the coding sequence ATGAGTACCCAGACCTCGACCGAAGGATCGGTGCCCCAGCGCCTGGCGCACACCCGTGAACTGATGCGTCGCGAAGGCATACACGCGCTGCTGGTGCCGTCCGCCGACCCGCATTTGTCGGAATATCTGCCGGGTTACTGGCAGGGCCGCCAATGGCTTTCGGGTTTCCACGGATCGGTTGGCACCTTGATTGTCACTCCTGATTTCGCCGGTATCTGGGCCGACAGTCGTTACTGGGAGCAGGCGACCAAGGAACTCACAGGCAGCGGTATCGAGCTGGTCAAATTGCAACCGGGTCAACCGAGCCCGCTGGACTGGCTGGCCGAGCAGACCCCGGAAGGGGGCGTGGTCGCGGTCGACGGTGCGGTCATGGCTGTGGCCTCGGCGCGCACCTTGAGCAGCAAACTCGAGGCGCGTGGCGCCCGTCTGCGTACCGATATCGACCTGTTGAATGACGTCTGGAGCGATCGCCCGAGCCTGCCAAACGCACCGATCTATCAACATCTGCCGCCGCAGGCGACCGTCAGCCGTGGCGAAAAACTCGCCAGGTTGCGCGAAACCTTGGAGGAACGCGGGGCTGACTGGCATTTCATCGCCACCCTCGACGACATCGCCTGGCTGTTCAACCTGCGCGGCGGCGACGTGTCGTTCAACCCGGTTTTTGTTTCGTTTGCGTTGATCAATCAACAGCACGCCACGCTGTTCGTTGCACTGAGCAAAGTCGATGCTGATTTGCGCTCGGTGCTGGAGAAGGATGGCGTGACGCTGCGCGATTACAGCGAAGTCGCCGATGCGATGCGCGCTGTGCCGAGTGGCGCAAGCCTGCTGGTGGACCCGGCGCGAGTCACCTGCGGTTTGCTGGATAACCTCGACAGCGGTGTGAAACTTGTTGAAGGCCTCAACCCGACGACACTGGCCAAGTCGCAAAAGAATGAAGCCGACGCGCAGCACATCCGCAAAGCGATGGAGCAGGACGGTGCCGCGTTGTGTGAGTTCTTCGCCTGGCTGGAATCGGCGTGGGGCCGCGAGCGCATCACCGAACTGACCATCGACGAAAAACTCACCGCAGCCCGTGAACGTCGTCCGGATTATGTATCGCTGAGTTTCAATACCATTGCCGCCTTCAACGCCAATGGCGCGATGCCGCACTATCACGCCACCGCAGAAGAGCACGCGGTGATCGAGGGGGATGGGCTGTTGCTGATCGACTCCGGGGGGCAATACCTGGGCGGCACCACCGATATCACGCGGATGGTGCCGGTCGGTACGCCGACCGAAGAGCAGAAACGCGATTGCACCCGTGTGTTGAAAGGCGTCATCGCATTGTCGCGGGCACATTTTCCGAAAGGCATTCTGTCGCCGCTGCTGGACGCCATCGCCCGTGCACCGATCTGGGCAGAAAGTGTGGATTACGGTCATGGCACCGGTCACGGTGTCGGCTATTTCCTCAATGTTCACGAAGGCCCGCAGGTGATTGCCTATCAGGCGGCGCCCGCTCCGCAGACGGCAATGCAGCCGGGGATGATCACTTCCATCGAGCCCGGCACTTATCGTCCAGGTCGTTGGGGCGTGCGCATCGAAAACCTGGCGATGAACCGCGAGGCCGGGAGTAGCGAGTTCGGCGAGTTCCTCAAGTTTGAAACCTTGACGCTGTGCCCGATCGACACGCGTTGCCTGTTGCCGTCACTGCTGACTCAGGAAGAAAAGCAGTGGTTTAACGCTTACCACGCCGAAGTTCGCGAGCGTTTGAGCCCGCTGCTCGAGGGCCCTGCGCTCGAGTGGCTGAACACCCGCACCGCTGCCATCTGA
- a CDS encoding aminotransferase class V-fold PLP-dependent enzyme has protein sequence MNIRPLYFDYAATTPVDERVIQVMIECLGFHGNFGNPASSSHAFGQQARHTVEQARRQVAELVGAEARQIVWTSGATESNNLALKGVAQARGVSGGHLITSQIEHKAILDTARQLQDAGIAVTYLVPDADGLITPQAVSEAMRDDTFLVSLMLVNNELGTVNDVQAIGEVVRGREALFHVDAAQGAGKVKIDLARWPVDLMSFSAHKLYGPKGIGALYVGPRAQQRLQAQIHGGGHEGGLRSGTLATHQIAGMGAAFALAAEAFDEEKQSIVALRERLLEQLLSLPGVRLNGSASQRIPHTLSLTFSEGEFNSAALSHSIAFSATSACNSASNAPSHVLLALGHDAQLAARTLRLSLGRFTTAEDIDKAVELIKTACASAPAFWATGL, from the coding sequence ATGAACATACGTCCGTTGTATTTCGATTACGCCGCCACCACCCCGGTGGACGAGCGGGTCATCCAGGTGATGATCGAGTGTCTGGGCTTTCACGGTAACTTTGGCAACCCGGCCTCCAGCTCCCACGCCTTCGGCCAGCAGGCCCGGCACACGGTCGAGCAGGCGCGGCGGCAAGTCGCCGAACTGGTCGGCGCCGAGGCCCGGCAGATTGTCTGGACTTCCGGTGCCACTGAATCCAACAACCTCGCCCTCAAGGGTGTCGCCCAGGCTCGCGGCGTGTCCGGCGGTCACCTCATCACCAGTCAGATTGAACACAAGGCCATCCTCGATACCGCCCGCCAGTTGCAGGACGCCGGCATCGCCGTGACTTATCTGGTGCCGGACGCCGATGGCCTGATCACCCCGCAAGCGGTCAGCGAAGCGATGCGCGATGACACCTTTCTGGTGTCGCTGATGCTGGTCAACAATGAACTCGGCACGGTCAACGATGTGCAGGCCATTGGCGAAGTCGTGCGCGGCCGCGAGGCGTTGTTCCATGTCGATGCGGCGCAGGGTGCGGGCAAAGTGAAGATCGACCTGGCGCGCTGGCCGGTCGATTTGATGTCCTTTTCGGCACACAAACTCTATGGCCCCAAGGGCATTGGTGCGTTGTACGTCGGCCCGCGGGCGCAGCAGCGTTTGCAGGCACAGATTCACGGCGGCGGTCACGAGGGCGGCTTGCGCTCCGGCACCCTTGCGACCCATCAGATTGCCGGCATGGGCGCTGCATTCGCCCTGGCTGCAGAAGCATTCGATGAAGAAAAACAGTCCATCGTTGCCCTGCGCGAGCGTCTGCTTGAGCAATTGCTGAGCCTGCCGGGCGTGCGCCTCAATGGCAGCGCCAGCCAACGCATTCCGCATACCTTGAGCCTGACGTTCAGCGAAGGCGAGTTCAACAGCGCGGCGCTGAGTCATTCGATTGCATTCTCTGCGACCTCTGCCTGCAACTCCGCGAGCAACGCACCTTCCCACGTGTTGTTGGCGCTGGGGCATGACGCGCAACTGGCCGCGCGTACCCTTCGCTTGAGCCTCGGCCGTTTCACCACGGCCGAAGATATCGACAAGGCTGTCGAACTGATCAAGACCGCCTGCGCCAGTGCTCCGGCATTCTGGGCGACCGGGCTTTAA
- a CDS encoding LysE family translocator → MTLSLDLLLGFALFALVTSITPGPNNTMLLASGVNFGFNRTIPHMLGITCGFFVLVLAVGFGLGAVFQTYPLLYSVLRYVGAAYLLYLAWKIAHSGPVADNADGEAKPISYLGAAAFQWVNPKAWIMAIGAISTYTPMQGYFTNVVVIAAVFAIINLPSVGLWAACGTLLRNVLKEARWLRVFNWGMAALLVISLYPLLLESFS, encoded by the coding sequence ATGACCCTCTCGCTTGATCTTTTGTTGGGCTTTGCCCTGTTTGCCCTTGTCACCTCGATTACCCCGGGGCCGAATAACACGATGTTGCTGGCATCAGGCGTTAACTTCGGGTTCAACCGCACCATCCCTCATATGCTCGGCATCACCTGTGGATTCTTCGTGCTGGTGCTCGCGGTGGGCTTTGGCCTGGGCGCGGTGTTTCAGACATATCCACTGCTCTACAGCGTTCTGCGTTACGTCGGCGCAGCGTATCTGCTGTACCTGGCCTGGAAAATTGCCCATTCGGGGCCGGTCGCAGACAACGCTGACGGCGAGGCAAAACCGATCAGCTACCTCGGCGCAGCAGCCTTCCAGTGGGTCAATCCCAAGGCATGGATCATGGCCATTGGTGCCATCAGCACTTACACGCCGATGCAGGGTTACTTCACCAATGTCGTGGTCATTGCAGCGGTGTTCGCCATCATCAACCTGCCGAGTGTCGGCCTCTGGGCGGCGTGCGGCACGCTGTTGCGCAATGTGCTGAAGGAGGCGCGCTGGTTGCGCGTGTTCAACTGGGGCATGGCGGCGTTGTTAGTGATCTCGTTGTATCCGTTACTTCTCGAAAGCTTTAGCTGA
- the msuE gene encoding FMN reductase — translation MSRPLKVVALSGGTWRPSRTLVLTQALLAELAGHLSIESHLIELGDIARPLGGALSRQELSAEIEAELRAIEQADLLIVAAPVYRGSYPGLLKHLFDLIDLNALIDTPVLLAATGGSERHALVLDHQLRPLFSFFQAVTLPIGVYATEADFVDYQITSEPLKARIRLAAERAAPLFATQIKPLLKIA, via the coding sequence ATGTCGCGTCCCCTGAAAGTCGTCGCCCTCTCCGGCGGCACCTGGCGTCCGTCCCGTACCCTGGTGCTGACCCAGGCGCTGCTCGCCGAACTGGCCGGGCATTTGTCGATCGAGAGTCATCTGATCGAACTCGGCGACATCGCCCGTCCGCTCGGCGGCGCCCTTTCGCGTCAGGAGTTGAGCGCCGAAATCGAGGCCGAACTGCGCGCCATCGAACAGGCCGACCTGTTGATTGTTGCTGCGCCGGTTTATCGCGGGTCCTACCCGGGTCTGCTCAAGCATCTGTTCGACCTGATCGACCTCAACGCACTGATCGACACCCCCGTCCTGTTAGCCGCCACCGGTGGCAGCGAACGCCATGCGCTGGTGCTCGATCACCAGTTGCGCCCGCTGTTCAGCTTCTTCCAGGCAGTCACCCTGCCGATCGGCGTTTATGCCACCGAGGCCGATTTTGTCGATTACCAGATCACCAGCGAACCGCTGAAGGCGCGTATCCGTCTCGCCGCCGAACGCGCCGCGCCGCTGTTCGCCACACAAATCAAACCGTTGCTGAAGATCGCTTAA
- the ssuD gene encoding FMNH2-dependent alkanesulfonate monooxygenase, whose protein sequence is MDVFWFLPTHGDGHYLGTTQGARPVTLNYLKQVAQAADSLGYHGVLIPTGRSCEDSWVIASALVPLTERLRYLVAIRPGIISPTVSARMAATLDRLSNGRLLINVVTGGDPDENRGDGSFLSHSERYEVTDEFLQIWRRVLRGEAVDFEGKHLKVQNAKALYPPVQKPYPPLYFGGSSDAAHDLAAEQVDVYLTWGEPPAAVAEKLADVRERAARHGRKVKFGIRLHVIVRETAEEAWKAADKLIEHISDETIEAAQKSFSRFDSEGQRRMAALHDGRRDNLEIAPNLWAGVGLVRGGAGTALVGDPQQVATRIKEYADLGIESFIFSGYPHLEEAYRFAELVFPLLPEPYASLAGRGVTNLTGPFGEMIANDVLPTKS, encoded by the coding sequence ATGGATGTTTTCTGGTTCCTGCCGACCCACGGTGACGGCCATTATCTGGGCACGACACAAGGCGCCCGCCCGGTCACCCTCAATTATCTGAAACAAGTGGCCCAGGCCGCTGACAGCCTCGGCTATCACGGCGTGTTGATTCCCACCGGGCGCTCCTGCGAAGACTCGTGGGTGATCGCGTCGGCGCTGGTGCCTTTGACCGAACGCCTGCGCTATCTGGTGGCGATCCGACCGGGGATCATTTCACCCACTGTCTCGGCGCGCATGGCGGCAACGCTGGACCGACTGTCCAACGGCCGCCTGTTGATCAACGTCGTGACCGGTGGCGACCCGGATGAGAACCGTGGTGACGGCAGTTTCCTCAGTCACAGCGAACGCTATGAAGTCACTGACGAATTCCTGCAAATCTGGCGCCGGGTGTTGCGAGGTGAGGCGGTGGATTTCGAGGGCAAGCACCTGAAAGTGCAGAACGCCAAAGCGCTGTACCCACCGGTGCAGAAACCTTACCCGCCGCTGTACTTCGGCGGTTCGTCCGACGCGGCCCATGACCTGGCCGCCGAACAGGTCGATGTCTACCTGACCTGGGGTGAACCACCCGCCGCCGTCGCGGAAAAACTGGCTGATGTGCGCGAGCGCGCCGCGCGGCACGGACGCAAGGTCAAGTTCGGCATTCGCCTGCATGTGATCGTGCGCGAGACCGCCGAAGAGGCGTGGAAAGCCGCGGACAAGCTGATTGAACACATCAGTGACGAAACCATTGAAGCCGCGCAGAAATCCTTCTCGCGTTTCGACTCCGAGGGTCAGCGGCGCATGGCGGCTTTGCACGATGGCCGTCGCGACAACCTCGAAATCGCGCCAAACCTGTGGGCCGGTGTCGGTCTGGTGCGCGGCGGTGCCGGTACCGCGCTGGTCGGCGATCCGCAACAAGTGGCGACGCGGATCAAGGAATACGCGGACCTGGGCATCGAGAGTTTTATCTTTTCCGGTTATCCGCACCTGGAAGAGGCTTACCGTTTTGCCGAACTGGTGTTCCCACTGTTGCCGGAACCTTACGCGAGCCTGGCCGGGCGCGGCGTGACCAACCTCACCGGGCCGTTTGGCGAAATGATCGCCAATGATGTGCTGCCCACCAAGTCCTGA